From one Tsukamurella tyrosinosolvens genomic stretch:
- a CDS encoding TetR/AcrR family transcriptional regulator has product MQERAARTREALLDAVAEVVDARGYDGAALVDVLARAGVTKGAMYHHFPSKAALVGALVAEQFAPALASPTIPGMPVLHAAEITLQALVATVDDVRFRAAFGVVVDRPHPELAPWSRPVHEWSEVFAALFAAARDEGDLGDEIDVAAEGEAIVAMTVGCFCVARAAGEPGRAVAAAAAVWGMVVDRAVSADRRAAHRRALAELVGAYQR; this is encoded by the coding sequence ATGCAGGAACGGGCAGCGCGGACGCGGGAAGCGCTCCTCGACGCGGTGGCGGAAGTCGTCGATGCGCGCGGATACGACGGTGCCGCGCTCGTGGACGTTCTCGCCCGCGCCGGAGTAACCAAGGGGGCGATGTACCACCACTTCCCGTCCAAGGCGGCGCTCGTCGGTGCCCTGGTCGCGGAGCAGTTCGCACCTGCCCTCGCGTCGCCGACGATTCCGGGGATGCCGGTCCTGCACGCGGCCGAGATCACGCTGCAGGCGCTCGTGGCCACGGTCGACGACGTACGCTTCCGAGCCGCCTTCGGCGTGGTCGTCGACCGCCCTCACCCCGAACTGGCTCCGTGGTCGCGACCGGTGCACGAGTGGAGCGAGGTGTTCGCTGCGCTCTTCGCCGCCGCCCGCGACGAGGGTGACCTCGGCGACGAGATCGACGTCGCTGCAGAGGGCGAGGCGATCGTCGCGATGACGGTGGGATGCTTCTGCGTGGCGCGCGCCGCCGGTGAACCCGGCCGCGCCGTCGCGGCGGCCGCGGCTGTGTGGGGGATGGTCGTCGACCGCGCCGTCTCCGCGGATCGTCGCGCCGCGCACCGTCGGGCGCTGGCCGAACTGGTGGGCGCGTACCAGCGGTAA
- a CDS encoding DMT family transporter, with protein sequence MSRTATLLLAAAVVCEVAGTLALRATDGYKSLWPLIIVIPGYLGAFAFLGLSLREISVGVAYAVWSAAGTVLVTGSAALLFGDRVSATTIVGMAVTVIGVAIINLSTAAE encoded by the coding sequence ATGTCCCGCACCGCAACTCTCCTTCTCGCGGCGGCCGTCGTCTGCGAGGTCGCCGGCACCCTCGCGCTCCGCGCGACGGACGGCTACAAGAGCCTCTGGCCGCTCATCATCGTGATCCCCGGCTACCTCGGCGCCTTCGCCTTCCTCGGGCTGTCACTCCGCGAGATATCCGTCGGCGTCGCGTACGCGGTCTGGTCCGCGGCGGGCACCGTACTGGTCACCGGCTCGGCGGCCCTCCTCTTCGGCGATCGCGTCTCCGCGACCACGATCGTCGGCATGGCCGTGACCGTGATCGGTGTCGCGATCATCAACCTCTCGACGGCAGCCGAATGA
- a CDS encoding DUF5360 family protein has protein sequence MRGAKATLLAIDLALAAYWAAIIAGALPEQWRFRDYSNPVVQTWNWSFLPLDVLAVGLSAGGLQLMRTRPSTGRIVLTAGCALTFCAGLMAISFWALAGDVDLLWWVPNVALMAVPAIVVIGLARTPADVSERAQPARP, from the coding sequence ATGAGGGGCGCGAAGGCGACGCTCCTCGCGATCGATCTGGCCCTGGCCGCCTACTGGGCGGCGATCATCGCCGGCGCCCTCCCCGAGCAGTGGCGCTTCCGCGACTACTCGAACCCCGTCGTCCAGACGTGGAACTGGTCGTTCCTCCCGCTCGACGTGCTCGCCGTCGGCCTCAGCGCCGGGGGGCTGCAGCTCATGCGCACGCGACCGTCGACAGGGCGGATCGTGCTCACCGCCGGTTGTGCACTCACCTTCTGCGCGGGCCTCATGGCGATCTCGTTCTGGGCGCTCGCGGGCGACGTCGACCTCCTCTGGTGGGTGCCCAACGTCGCACTGATGGCGGTCCCGGCGATCGTCGTCATCGGCCTCGCCCGCACCCCCGCGGACGTCAGCGAGCGCGCTCAGCCAGCCAGACCCTGA
- a CDS encoding MmcQ/YjbR family DNA-binding protein — MTRAARIEDVAAIALALPRVVEVAAWGGRPAWQVSKKVFCGNRSPRPDAVDADGVRLDDVILIRTPDESDKLALVQADGPFFTTPHFDGYNAVLIRASRLGEITRDELAEVIEDAWCACAPKTVVRVWLAERAR, encoded by the coding sequence GTGACGAGAGCGGCGCGGATCGAGGACGTGGCCGCGATCGCGCTCGCCCTGCCCCGCGTCGTGGAGGTCGCGGCGTGGGGTGGCCGCCCGGCGTGGCAGGTGAGCAAGAAGGTCTTCTGCGGCAACCGGTCTCCGCGGCCCGACGCGGTCGACGCCGACGGCGTCCGGCTCGACGACGTGATCCTGATCCGCACGCCCGACGAATCCGACAAGCTCGCGCTGGTTCAGGCGGACGGGCCGTTCTTCACCACGCCGCACTTCGACGGCTACAACGCCGTCCTGATCCGGGCGTCCCGGCTTGGTGAGATCACCCGCGACGAACTGGCCGAAGTCATCGAGGACGCCTGGTGCGCGTGCGCGCCGAAGACCGTGGTCAGGGTCTGGCTGGCTGAGCGCGCTCGCTGA
- a CDS encoding nucleoside deaminase: protein MTDVPRLLTVIADEIVPLTRAGVAAGNKLFGAAILRTSDLSTVIAATNDETSNPLWHGEIHAIKQFYELDDRPAPADCLFLATHEPCSLCLSGIAWSGFDNFSYLFSHSDSERSFAIPHDIRILTEVYAVPDPDRTAPAPGRDLYNRSNAFFRATDLMPLARAECPDRLEDLIAVYDDLSRTYQASKNEDGSASGNIALA from the coding sequence ATGACGGACGTGCCCCGCCTGCTGACCGTGATCGCCGACGAGATCGTGCCGCTGACCCGCGCCGGCGTCGCGGCGGGGAACAAACTGTTCGGTGCGGCGATCCTCCGCACGAGCGACCTGAGCACCGTGATCGCGGCTACCAACGACGAGACGTCGAACCCGCTCTGGCACGGCGAGATCCACGCGATCAAACAGTTCTACGAGCTCGACGACCGCCCTGCGCCCGCGGACTGTCTGTTCCTCGCGACGCACGAACCCTGCTCCCTGTGCCTGTCGGGCATCGCCTGGTCCGGCTTCGACAACTTCTCCTACCTGTTCAGCCACAGCGACTCCGAACGATCCTTCGCGATCCCGCACGACATCCGGATCCTGACCGAGGTCTATGCCGTCCCCGACCCCGACCGCACGGCACCGGCGCCCGGCCGTGACCTGTACAACCGGAGCAATGCGTTCTTCCGCGCAACCGACCTCATGCCGCTCGCGCGAGCCGAGTGCCCCGACCGGTTGGAGGACCTGATAGCGGTCTACGACGACCTGTCCCGGACCTACCAGGCGAGCAAGAACGAGGACGGTTCCGCATCGGGCAACATCGCCCTGGCGTGA
- a CDS encoding nucleobase:cation symporter-2 family protein yields the protein MAITTTDGGTPHTRPEDEYLGVGKTLGYGIQHILAMFGGVIAVPLIVGGAAGLDTAQKALLVASGLFVSGLATMLQTLAVPFFGSRLPLVQGTSFATVSTILTILAGDPEHGLRVVFGSLLVAAAIGLAITPFFARVIRFFPPVVTGSIITVIGLSLMPVAAGWITGQPTITVDGQKVANPDFAALPSIGLAMFTFLAVVLLSKVRVFSRLSVLLGLAVGTVVALIFGRADVGAVGSASVFSLPHPFAFGGPMFEIGAIVSLTVVILVTMVETTADILAVGEVVGTKVDARRVADGLRADMASSLLAPVFNSFPATAFAQNVGLVALTGIKSRFAVAAGGAILLLLGLSPMAAAAFSVIPGPVLGGAGIVLFGTVAASGIRTLAKVDYQGNNNLLIVAAAIAFGLIPVVSTDFWHAFPAWFVVIFHSGISAAAIVAVVLNLLFNVLLPGAPAQPSIVAAGPTVGVPGGERVVQESDGAGAPSATAARGARTSA from the coding sequence ATGGCGATCACGACGACGGACGGCGGCACGCCGCACACGCGACCCGAGGACGAGTACCTGGGCGTCGGGAAGACGCTCGGCTACGGGATCCAGCACATCCTCGCGATGTTCGGCGGTGTCATCGCCGTTCCGCTGATCGTGGGCGGCGCGGCCGGCTTGGACACCGCGCAGAAGGCGCTCCTCGTCGCGAGCGGGCTGTTCGTCAGCGGCCTGGCGACGATGCTGCAGACGCTCGCCGTGCCGTTCTTCGGCAGCAGGCTGCCGTTGGTGCAGGGCACCAGTTTCGCGACCGTCTCGACGATCCTCACGATCCTCGCCGGCGACCCCGAACACGGGCTCCGTGTCGTCTTCGGATCGTTGCTCGTCGCCGCGGCGATCGGTCTGGCCATCACCCCGTTCTTCGCGCGGGTGATCCGCTTCTTCCCACCCGTCGTGACCGGGTCGATCATCACGGTGATCGGCCTGTCGCTCATGCCGGTCGCGGCGGGGTGGATCACGGGGCAGCCGACGATCACCGTCGACGGGCAGAAGGTGGCCAATCCGGATTTCGCGGCGCTCCCTAGCATCGGCCTTGCGATGTTCACGTTCCTCGCCGTCGTCCTGCTCAGCAAGGTGCGCGTGTTCTCCCGGCTGTCGGTGCTGCTGGGGCTGGCGGTCGGCACCGTCGTCGCCCTGATCTTCGGCCGCGCCGATGTCGGCGCCGTGGGATCCGCGTCGGTGTTCTCCCTCCCCCACCCCTTCGCCTTCGGCGGGCCGATGTTCGAGATCGGCGCGATCGTCTCGCTCACCGTCGTGATCCTGGTGACCATGGTCGAGACCACCGCCGACATCCTGGCGGTCGGCGAGGTCGTGGGCACGAAGGTCGATGCGCGTCGGGTCGCCGACGGGCTGCGGGCCGACATGGCGTCCTCGTTGCTGGCGCCGGTGTTCAACTCGTTCCCCGCCACCGCGTTCGCGCAGAACGTCGGGCTGGTCGCGCTCACCGGGATCAAGAGCCGGTTCGCCGTGGCGGCGGGCGGCGCGATCCTCCTGCTCCTCGGGCTGTCCCCGATGGCGGCGGCCGCGTTCAGCGTGATCCCCGGGCCGGTGCTCGGGGGCGCCGGGATCGTGTTGTTCGGCACCGTCGCGGCCAGTGGGATCCGCACTCTCGCCAAGGTCGACTACCAGGGCAACAACAATCTGCTCATCGTCGCGGCGGCGATCGCCTTCGGGCTCATCCCCGTGGTCTCCACCGACTTCTGGCACGCCTTCCCCGCCTGGTTCGTGGTGATCTTCCACTCGGGCATCAGCGCGGCGGCGATCGTGGCGGTGGTCCTCAACCTGCTGTTCAACGTCCTCCTCCCCGGCGCGCCCGCTCAGCCGTCGATCGTGGCGGCCGGCCCCACGGTCGGAGTTCCCGGCGGCGAACGCGTGGTTCAGGAGTCCGACGGTGCCGGCGCGCCGTCGGCCACGGCGGCGCGGGGCGCGCGCACGTCCGCCTGA
- a CDS encoding acetyltransferase, which produces MVTMRLLPARAAVLDGTPDTRDRAIDVARLASLLVVMFGHCVLLLATVTPSGVWVGNTLGAQPSLQPITWVLQVMPLFFLAGAASSAYGLKPGTAWGGWLLGRAQRLARPVFWYLAFWSLALGATRLILGESSAERLGGESVALLWFIGVYLLVLAFVPALMRCGAAALGGIVVLLLAASALVDGARLATGAIEWGFPNFLVVWLIPVVIGVAYARRMIPARFALAAAAVAFVAAVAAVVVGPYDVPLVVTGAETFSNTTPPTFLLGLHCVWVSLLFVAAAPAIGRWARSPRVWYPVAVGNGGAMTLYLWHIPAIAVAAFALHAVGVDAVDPAQSGFWGLMALRAAVFAVVMFALFVLLSPLEHRRIPWWDARVTARGARGALAGGLVCVAGVAVLLMAKEGLGSSTGWWALVAFVGALGTARAVAGAAQADVRAPRAAVADGAPAPSDS; this is translated from the coding sequence ATGGTGACCATGAGATTGCTGCCCGCCCGCGCCGCCGTCCTCGACGGCACCCCGGACACCCGCGACCGCGCGATCGACGTCGCCCGCCTCGCGAGCCTGCTCGTCGTCATGTTCGGCCACTGCGTGCTCCTGCTCGCTACTGTCACCCCGTCGGGCGTGTGGGTGGGCAATACCCTCGGCGCGCAGCCGTCCCTGCAGCCGATCACCTGGGTGCTGCAGGTGATGCCGCTGTTCTTCCTCGCGGGCGCGGCCTCGTCCGCCTACGGACTGAAGCCGGGGACCGCGTGGGGCGGGTGGCTGCTAGGACGGGCGCAGCGGCTCGCCCGCCCGGTGTTCTGGTACCTGGCGTTCTGGTCGCTCGCGCTGGGCGCGACGCGGCTGATCCTGGGGGAATCGAGCGCCGAGCGCCTCGGCGGTGAGTCCGTCGCGCTGCTGTGGTTCATCGGCGTGTACCTGCTGGTCCTGGCGTTCGTGCCCGCGCTGATGCGGTGCGGCGCCGCAGCGCTCGGTGGGATCGTCGTGCTGCTGCTGGCCGCCTCCGCGCTGGTCGACGGTGCGCGCCTCGCCACGGGCGCGATCGAGTGGGGCTTCCCGAACTTCCTGGTCGTGTGGCTGATCCCCGTGGTCATCGGCGTGGCATACGCGCGCCGGATGATTCCGGCCCGGTTCGCGCTGGCGGCCGCCGCGGTAGCGTTCGTCGCGGCCGTCGCCGCGGTCGTGGTCGGCCCGTACGACGTGCCGCTCGTCGTGACCGGGGCCGAGACCTTCTCGAACACCACGCCGCCCACGTTCCTCCTGGGACTGCACTGCGTGTGGGTGAGCCTGCTCTTCGTCGCGGCGGCGCCCGCTATCGGCCGGTGGGCCCGGAGCCCGCGGGTCTGGTACCCGGTGGCGGTGGGCAACGGCGGCGCGATGACGCTCTACCTGTGGCACATCCCCGCGATCGCCGTCGCGGCCTTCGCGCTGCACGCCGTGGGCGTCGACGCGGTCGACCCGGCCCAATCGGGATTCTGGGGCCTGATGGCGCTGCGCGCCGCGGTCTTCGCGGTCGTGATGTTCGCGCTGTTCGTCCTGCTCTCGCCGCTGGAGCACCGACGGATCCCGTGGTGGGACGCCCGCGTCACGGCCCGCGGTGCACGAGGCGCCCTCGCGGGCGGTCTCGTGTGCGTCGCCGGGGTGGCGGTGCTGCTCATGGCGAAGGAGGGACTCGGCTCATCGACGGGGTGGTGGGCGCTCGTCGCGTTCGTGGGGGCGCTCGGCACGGCGAGGGCGGTCGCCGGTGCGGCTCAGGCGGACGTGCGCGCGCCCCGCGCCGCCGTGGCCGACGGCGCGCCGGCACCGTCGGACTCCTGA
- a CDS encoding TrmH family RNA methyltransferase has product MTQHSQRPADQLFTERTPRVVAASKLLRAAGRRKAGRFLAEGSNAVTSALAAGLVDELFVTEEGAERYPELLTGGEAYVTERAMRGLSDTVTPPGIVAVCRALPEARVPDGARLVAVPVDVAEPGNAGTVIRVADAVGADAVLLAGDAVDPMNGKVVRASAGSVFHLPVVQERDAAAAIAQLKDSDLTVLATAADGEVSLDDADELLAGPTAWLFGNEAHGLPRALQALADHRIAIPIRGRAESLNLATAASICLYASSRVQNRG; this is encoded by the coding sequence TTGACGCAGCACTCGCAACGACCCGCGGACCAGCTCTTCACGGAGCGGACCCCGCGGGTCGTTGCCGCGTCCAAGCTCCTTCGCGCCGCGGGCCGCCGCAAGGCCGGGCGGTTCCTCGCGGAGGGCTCCAACGCCGTCACCTCCGCGCTCGCCGCGGGCCTCGTCGACGAGCTCTTCGTCACCGAGGAAGGGGCCGAGCGGTACCCCGAGCTGCTCACCGGCGGCGAGGCCTACGTGACGGAGCGTGCCATGCGGGGCCTGTCGGACACCGTCACCCCGCCCGGCATCGTGGCCGTCTGCCGGGCCCTGCCTGAGGCTCGCGTGCCCGACGGTGCGCGGCTGGTCGCCGTACCCGTCGACGTCGCGGAGCCCGGCAACGCCGGCACCGTCATCCGCGTGGCCGATGCGGTCGGCGCGGATGCCGTGCTCCTCGCCGGCGACGCCGTCGACCCGATGAACGGCAAGGTCGTGCGCGCCTCCGCCGGCTCCGTCTTCCACCTGCCCGTCGTGCAGGAGCGCGACGCCGCCGCGGCGATCGCGCAGCTCAAGGACTCGGACCTGACGGTGCTCGCGACCGCCGCCGACGGGGAGGTCTCGCTCGACGACGCCGACGAGCTGCTCGCCGGCCCCACCGCCTGGCTGTTCGGCAACGAGGCCCACGGCCTGCCGCGCGCCCTGCAGGCCCTTGCCGACCACCGCATCGCCATTCCCATCCGGGGCCGCGCCGAGTCCCTCAACCTCGCCACCGCCGCGTCGATCTGCCTCTACGCCAGCTCCCGCGTGCAGAATCGGGGATAG
- the rplT gene encoding 50S ribosomal protein L20, producing the protein MARVKRAVNAQKKRRSILEASKGYRGQRSRLYRKAKEQQLHSLTYAYRDRRARKGDFRKLWITRINAAARANDLTYNRLIQGLNLAGVEVDRKNLAEIAVSDPAAFTALVEVARKALPADVNAPVA; encoded by the coding sequence ATGGCACGCGTCAAGCGCGCAGTGAACGCTCAGAAGAAGCGTCGTTCCATCCTCGAGGCCTCGAAGGGCTACCGCGGTCAGCGGTCGCGCCTCTACCGCAAGGCCAAGGAGCAGCAGCTCCACTCGCTCACCTACGCGTACCGCGACCGTCGTGCGCGCAAGGGCGACTTCCGCAAGCTGTGGATCACGCGTATCAACGCCGCCGCGCGGGCCAACGACCTGACCTACAACCGCCTGATCCAGGGTCTGAACCTGGCCGGCGTCGAGGTCGACCGCAAGAACCTCGCCGAGATCGCCGTCTCCGATCCGGCCGCCTTCACCGCGCTCGTCGAGGTCGCCCGCAAGGCGCTCCCCGCCGACGTGAACGCGCCCGTCGCGTAA
- the rpmI gene encoding 50S ribosomal protein L35 translates to MPKNKSHSGTSKRFKISGSGKVLRQKAGRRHLLEHKSSRVTRRLDGVAEVAPADVRRIKKLLGK, encoded by the coding sequence ATGCCGAAGAACAAGTCCCACAGCGGTACCTCGAAGCGCTTCAAGATCTCGGGGAGTGGCAAGGTCCTGCGCCAGAAGGCCGGCCGCCGCCACCTGCTCGAGCACAAGAGCTCGCGCGTGACCCGTCGCCTCGACGGTGTGGCCGAGGTCGCGCCCGCCGACGTGCGTCGCATCAAGAAGCTGCTCGGCAAGTAA
- the infC gene encoding translation initiation factor IF-3, protein MKTARTTTRAPIQGGPISTETRTNGQIRVPEVRLVGPGGEQVGIVRVEDALKLAYEADLDLVEVAPNARPPVCKIMDYGKFKYEAAQKLRESRKNQQLTVIKEQKLRPKIDDHDYETKKGHVVRFLEQGSKVKVTIMFRGREQSRPELGFRLLQRLGADVAEYGFVETSAKQDGRNMTMVLAPHKGAKTRAKAQQDKEAPVARPAAPEAPAE, encoded by the coding sequence GTGAAGACCGCTCGCACCACGACACGAGCACCTATTCAAGGAGGCCCCATCAGCACTGAGACACGCACCAACGGTCAGATCCGCGTTCCCGAGGTCCGACTCGTCGGCCCCGGCGGCGAGCAGGTCGGGATCGTGCGAGTTGAAGATGCGCTCAAGCTGGCGTACGAGGCGGATCTCGACCTGGTCGAGGTGGCGCCGAACGCCCGCCCGCCCGTGTGCAAGATCATGGATTACGGCAAGTTCAAGTACGAGGCGGCGCAGAAGCTGCGCGAGTCGCGGAAGAACCAGCAGCTGACCGTGATCAAGGAGCAGAAGCTCCGCCCGAAGATCGATGACCACGACTACGAGACCAAGAAGGGTCACGTCGTCCGGTTCCTGGAGCAGGGCTCCAAGGTGAAGGTCACGATCATGTTCCGCGGCCGCGAGCAGTCGCGTCCGGAACTGGGTTTCCGTCTGCTGCAGCGCCTGGGCGCCGACGTCGCCGAGTACGGCTTCGTCGAGACGTCGGCGAAGCAGGACGGGCGCAACATGACCATGGTTCTCGCCCCGCACAAGGGCGCGAAGACCCGCGCCAAGGCGCAGCAGGACAAGGAAGCCCCGGTGGCGCGGCCCGCCGCGCCCGAGGCTCCGGCCGAGTAG
- a CDS encoding recombinase RecA: protein MSENPNSSPEPDTLERLVADSPSIEVISSAWMLLMSAAAEKLGLTGADGDEASAFDPRESPHFDLDEARRLITALAGLTTASVEYLGPHAGPYRDGLKSLQLAFREYSSYPDEPGHGPGEKYTGPVYS, encoded by the coding sequence GTGAGTGAGAATCCGAATTCGTCCCCCGAGCCTGACACCCTGGAACGCCTGGTCGCGGACTCGCCGTCGATCGAGGTCATCTCCAGCGCCTGGATGCTGCTGATGAGCGCCGCGGCGGAGAAGCTCGGCCTCACCGGCGCGGACGGCGACGAGGCCAGCGCCTTCGACCCCCGCGAGAGCCCGCACTTCGACCTCGACGAGGCGCGGCGCCTCATCACCGCGCTGGCCGGCCTGACCACGGCGTCCGTCGAGTACCTGGGTCCGCACGCGGGCCCGTACCGCGACGGCCTGAAGTCGCTCCAGCTCGCCTTCCGTGAATACAGTAGTTACCCTGACGAACCGGGCCACGGTCCGGGCGAGAAGTACACGGGACCGGTGTACAGCTAA
- the nrdH gene encoding glutaredoxin-like protein NrdH produces the protein MSSNVIVYTKPACVQCTATYRALDKAGVEYTSVDISLDEEAREYVLALGYLQAPVVVVDGVDHWSGFRPDRIKTLASAPAAVAGA, from the coding sequence ATGAGCAGCAACGTGATCGTCTACACCAAGCCCGCGTGCGTGCAGTGCACGGCGACCTACCGTGCGCTCGACAAGGCGGGCGTCGAGTACACCTCGGTCGACATCAGCCTCGACGAGGAGGCGCGGGAGTACGTCCTGGCGCTCGGCTACCTGCAGGCGCCGGTCGTCGTGGTCGACGGTGTCGACCACTGGTCGGGCTTCCGGCCCGACCGCATCAAGACGCTGGCGTCCGCGCCGGCGGCGGTCGCCGGCGCGTAG